A portion of the Gossypium arboreum isolate Shixiya-1 chromosome 8, ASM2569848v2, whole genome shotgun sequence genome contains these proteins:
- the LOC108459322 gene encoding BTB/POZ domain-containing protein At1g03010 isoform X2, which produces MGSSMGVQVVGKMNNMISQLMALPNMPISDVSSDLKIEVGTSSFALHKFPLVSRSGRIRKLLIDTKDTKISRINLSSAPGGPEAFELAAKFCYGINVEITLSNVAMLRCISHYLEMAEEFAENNLEARTEAYLKDMVLPNISSTIAVLHRCESLLPISEEINLVNRLINAIANNACKEQLTSGLLKLDHNFPSKAIPNMEPETPSDWWGKSLAVLNIDFFQRVLLAIKSKGLRQDMICKILINYTHNSLQSLIVRDHHLVKGSLLELELQKKQRVIVEAIVSLLPTQSRKSPVPMAFLSSLLKTAISSSVSTSCRSDLERRTGLQLDQAILEDILIPANSHGNNHTAMYDTESILRIFSIFLNLDDDDDDEDNPLRDESEMAYDFDSPGSPKQSSILKVSKLLDSYLAEVALDTNLSPSKFIALAELLPDHARIVSDGLYRAVDIFLKVHPNIKDSERYRLCKTIDCQKLSQEACSHAAQNERLPVQMAVQVLYFEQIRLRNAMNGGHNQLFFGAINGQFPQRSSSGAASGAISPRDNYASVRRENRELKLEVARMRMRLTDLEKDHVSMKQELVRSHPANKLFKSFTKKLSKLNSLFRINNLKPIGGKANSESRFLFQRRRHYSVS; this is translated from the exons ATGGGTTCAAGCATGGGAGTGCAGGTCGTTGGCAAAATGAACAATATGATATCTCAATTAATGGCACTACCAAACAT GCCTATATCTGATGTTTCTAGTGATCTAAAGATTGAGGTTGGAACATCAAGCTTTGCACTTCACAAG TTTCCTCTAGTTTCTCGGAGTGGAAGAATCAGGAAGCTGTTGATTGACACCAAGGACACTAAAATTTCACGCATAAATCTCTCTTCTGCTCCGGGTGGACCGGAGGCATTTGAGCTAGCAGCTAAGTTCTGCTATGGAATAAATGTTGAGATTACATTATCAAACGTTGCAATGTTAAGATGTATATCACATTACCTGGAAATGGCCGAAGAGTTTGCTGAGAATAACCTTGAAGCTCGTACAGAAGCTTATCTAAAGGACATGGTTCTCCCGAACATATCGAGCACCATAGCAGTTCTTCACCGTTGTGAGAGCCTCTTGCCTATATCAGAAGAGATAAACCTGGTTAACCGGCTTATCAACGCAATTGCAAATAATGCATGCAAAGAGCAGCTTACTTCTGGCTTATTGAAACTTGATCACAACTTCCCATCTAAGGCTATACCAAACATGGAACCTGAGACACCATCTGACTGGTGGGGAAAGTCTTTGGCAGTCCTTAATATTGATTTCTTCCAACGAGTTTTATTGGCCATAAAGTCGAAAGGTCTAAGACAAGATATGATCtgcaaaattttgataaattacaCCCATAATTCTCTTCAAAGTCTCATCGTAAGGGACCATCACTTGGTAAAGGGAAGCCTTTTGGAATTGGAGCTGCAAAAGAAACAAAGGGTAATCGTCGAAGCCATAGTTAGCTTACTGCCAACTCAATCAAGGAAAAGTCCAGTTCCCATGGCATTTCTCTCCAGTTTACTGAAAACAGCAATATCCTCGTCAGTATCAACTTCTTGCAGATCAGATTTAGAGAGGCGGACAGGTCTGCAACTGGACCAGGCCATTCTTGAAGATATACTAATACCAGCCAATTCACATGGAAACAATCATACAGCCATGTATGATACAGAGTCAATTCTGAGGATCTTCTCCATCTTTTTGAActtggatgatgatgatgatgatgaggatAATCCCTTGAGAGATGAAAGTGAAATGGCATATGATTTTGACAGCCCGGGATCTCCCAAACAAAGTTCAATCCTTAAAGTGTCCAAGTTGCTGGACTCTTACCTTGCTGAAGTTGCACTAGACACAAACTTGTCGCCATCAAAATTCATAGCATTAGCAGAACTACTTCCAGACCATGCTCGCATCGTTAGCGATGGACTATACAGAGCTGTTGATATCTTCCTCAAA GTTCACCCGAACATAAAGGATTCTGAACGCTACAGACTATGCAAAACAATAGACTGTCAGAAACTATCTCAAGAAGCCTGTAGCCATGCAGCGCAGAATGAAAGGTTACCGGTGCAAATGGCTGTCCAAGTCCTATATTTCGAGCAAATCAGGCTTCGGAATGCAATGAATGGAGGCCACAATCAGCTCTTTTTCGGTGCAATCAATGGTCAGTTCCCTCAACGATCAAGCAGCGGTGCAGCAAGTGGAGCTATCTCACCCAGAGACAACTATGCATCGGTGAGAAGAGAGAACCGAGAGCTGAAACTTGAAGTTGCAAGAATGAGAATGAGGCTAACCGACCTAGAAAAAGATCATGTGTCCATGAAACAAGAGTTGGTGAGGTCCCATCCTGCTAACAAGTTATTCAAATCATTCACCAAGAAGTTAAGCAAGCTCAACTCCTTGTTCAGGATAAACAATCTTAAGCCTATTGGGGGTAAAGCAAATTCAGAATCTCGATTTTTGTTTCAAAGGAGAAGGCATTACTCGGTATCATGA
- the LOC108459322 gene encoding BTB/POZ domain-containing protein At1g03010 isoform X1, with protein sequence MGVVTVAELKPSISGKRSFRPSSSIRHATEWPISDVSSDLKIEVGTSSFALHKFPLVSRSGRIRKLLIDTKDTKISRINLSSAPGGPEAFELAAKFCYGINVEITLSNVAMLRCISHYLEMAEEFAENNLEARTEAYLKDMVLPNISSTIAVLHRCESLLPISEEINLVNRLINAIANNACKEQLTSGLLKLDHNFPSKAIPNMEPETPSDWWGKSLAVLNIDFFQRVLLAIKSKGLRQDMICKILINYTHNSLQSLIVRDHHLVKGSLLELELQKKQRVIVEAIVSLLPTQSRKSPVPMAFLSSLLKTAISSSVSTSCRSDLERRTGLQLDQAILEDILIPANSHGNNHTAMYDTESILRIFSIFLNLDDDDDDEDNPLRDESEMAYDFDSPGSPKQSSILKVSKLLDSYLAEVALDTNLSPSKFIALAELLPDHARIVSDGLYRAVDIFLKVHPNIKDSERYRLCKTIDCQKLSQEACSHAAQNERLPVQMAVQVLYFEQIRLRNAMNGGHNQLFFGAINGQFPQRSSSGAASGAISPRDNYASVRRENRELKLEVARMRMRLTDLEKDHVSMKQELVRSHPANKLFKSFTKKLSKLNSLFRINNLKPIGGKANSESRFLFQRRRHYSVS encoded by the exons atggGTGTTGTCACTGTTGCTGAACTGAAACCAAGTATATCTGGGAAGAGATCTTTTCGTCCAAGTTCTAGTATAAGGCATGCTACTGAATG GCCTATATCTGATGTTTCTAGTGATCTAAAGATTGAGGTTGGAACATCAAGCTTTGCACTTCACAAG TTTCCTCTAGTTTCTCGGAGTGGAAGAATCAGGAAGCTGTTGATTGACACCAAGGACACTAAAATTTCACGCATAAATCTCTCTTCTGCTCCGGGTGGACCGGAGGCATTTGAGCTAGCAGCTAAGTTCTGCTATGGAATAAATGTTGAGATTACATTATCAAACGTTGCAATGTTAAGATGTATATCACATTACCTGGAAATGGCCGAAGAGTTTGCTGAGAATAACCTTGAAGCTCGTACAGAAGCTTATCTAAAGGACATGGTTCTCCCGAACATATCGAGCACCATAGCAGTTCTTCACCGTTGTGAGAGCCTCTTGCCTATATCAGAAGAGATAAACCTGGTTAACCGGCTTATCAACGCAATTGCAAATAATGCATGCAAAGAGCAGCTTACTTCTGGCTTATTGAAACTTGATCACAACTTCCCATCTAAGGCTATACCAAACATGGAACCTGAGACACCATCTGACTGGTGGGGAAAGTCTTTGGCAGTCCTTAATATTGATTTCTTCCAACGAGTTTTATTGGCCATAAAGTCGAAAGGTCTAAGACAAGATATGATCtgcaaaattttgataaattacaCCCATAATTCTCTTCAAAGTCTCATCGTAAGGGACCATCACTTGGTAAAGGGAAGCCTTTTGGAATTGGAGCTGCAAAAGAAACAAAGGGTAATCGTCGAAGCCATAGTTAGCTTACTGCCAACTCAATCAAGGAAAAGTCCAGTTCCCATGGCATTTCTCTCCAGTTTACTGAAAACAGCAATATCCTCGTCAGTATCAACTTCTTGCAGATCAGATTTAGAGAGGCGGACAGGTCTGCAACTGGACCAGGCCATTCTTGAAGATATACTAATACCAGCCAATTCACATGGAAACAATCATACAGCCATGTATGATACAGAGTCAATTCTGAGGATCTTCTCCATCTTTTTGAActtggatgatgatgatgatgatgaggatAATCCCTTGAGAGATGAAAGTGAAATGGCATATGATTTTGACAGCCCGGGATCTCCCAAACAAAGTTCAATCCTTAAAGTGTCCAAGTTGCTGGACTCTTACCTTGCTGAAGTTGCACTAGACACAAACTTGTCGCCATCAAAATTCATAGCATTAGCAGAACTACTTCCAGACCATGCTCGCATCGTTAGCGATGGACTATACAGAGCTGTTGATATCTTCCTCAAA GTTCACCCGAACATAAAGGATTCTGAACGCTACAGACTATGCAAAACAATAGACTGTCAGAAACTATCTCAAGAAGCCTGTAGCCATGCAGCGCAGAATGAAAGGTTACCGGTGCAAATGGCTGTCCAAGTCCTATATTTCGAGCAAATCAGGCTTCGGAATGCAATGAATGGAGGCCACAATCAGCTCTTTTTCGGTGCAATCAATGGTCAGTTCCCTCAACGATCAAGCAGCGGTGCAGCAAGTGGAGCTATCTCACCCAGAGACAACTATGCATCGGTGAGAAGAGAGAACCGAGAGCTGAAACTTGAAGTTGCAAGAATGAGAATGAGGCTAACCGACCTAGAAAAAGATCATGTGTCCATGAAACAAGAGTTGGTGAGGTCCCATCCTGCTAACAAGTTATTCAAATCATTCACCAAGAAGTTAAGCAAGCTCAACTCCTTGTTCAGGATAAACAATCTTAAGCCTATTGGGGGTAAAGCAAATTCAGAATCTCGATTTTTGTTTCAAAGGAGAAGGCATTACTCGGTATCATGA